Below is a window of Phormidium ambiguum IAM M-71 DNA.
TGAGTATGCTAGCTGTCAGTCATGAAGGCAAGTTTGAGATTAATCCTAATCCAAATAAACGCTTAGAAAAGGGTTCGGCAATGGTAGTGATTGGTTCTAATAAAGATATCAATCGCCTACCAATCAACTGAAATTAGGCAACAAAAATGATGCTGGAAATTATTTCTGAGCTTCAATTCTTTGCTTAATTCGATTAATTAATTCGGTAAGTTCTGCCACTTGAGAATTGTTACCTTGGTCTTCATAAATTTCTCTAGCTTCTCTCAGAGGTGATAAGGCTTCTTCTAATTTCCCTTCCTGGTACAACAACATACCTAAGTTGTAATACGCAATGGGATCTTTCGGTTGACGACGAATGGCTTCGTTGTAAGCTGCGATCGCTTCTGCGGGTCGGTCTTGTCGAGCTAAAAGATTCCCTAAACTATTCTGCGCTGTCACTAATTTTGGATCGAGTTCTGTGACTCTTTGGTATGTTTCTATCGCTGCATCAATGTTTCCCTGTTGCTCTAAAGCTGTAGCTAAATTTAACAAAGCATTCGTGTTTCTGGGATTAAGATTAATCGCTTGTTGATAAGCCGCAATTGCATCATTGAACTGTTTTCGATCGGATAATGCAACTCCTATATTGTAATAGGCATTAGGATTGCGAGGATTAATTTCTACAGAACGTCGATAAGCTACGATCGCATCATCGACTCTACCTTGACGATACAAAGCTATGCCTAAATTGTAATGCGCTTCCGCTAAAGAAGGGTCTAATTGAATGGCTCTGGAATATTCTGCGATCGCTTCTGCATCTCGACCATTTTTTAACAACACATTACCCATATAATGATAAGCCATTGCAATACTCGGATCGATTTCTACCGCTTTCTGAAACGCCAAAAAAGCAGCAGCTAAATTTCCCTCACTATAACGGCTGACTCCTTGCTGAAAATAACCAGCAGCTTCTAAATCTTGTGTATAAACACCTTGAATTAACTGTTTAGTTCTGGGCAAACTAATCCCAGACTTAGCCTCAGCCAGAGGTGTAAAAAGCAACGTAGTAAAAACCATCATTAGATGACTATAAAAGATTTGTTTCAACATGGCGATTTATTAGAGAATTACAATTGGATGTTGACAAGATTTGTTGATTAAGGATTACTAAACTTATACCACTAATAGAATTTCACGTTAAGGTCGATCGCAAATAATTTGTAGGGGTGGGTTTAGCCGATATCTTGTGCTAGGAATCGTCAAATTTTCCCCAAAAACCGCCCCTACCAAATCAGGCTATAACTACTAAATTAATTAATCCTGGCTTCTGGCAAAATTAACATAGCATCACCGAAAGAGTAAAAGCGGTAATTTTGTGCGATCGCCTCTTCATACAAAGACAGCAACCGCTTCCGTCCCACCAAAGCACTAACCAACATCATTAAACTAGAACGCGGTAAATGAAAATTAGTAATCAAACCCTCCACCACACGCCACTGATAACCAGGGTAAATAAACAACTCTGTTTGACCGCAAAAAGGTCGTAACTCACCATTTTGAGACGCACCTTCCAAAGAACGAACCGCTGTCGTTCCCACCGCAATCACTCTACCTCCTCTAGCCTTCGT
It encodes the following:
- a CDS encoding tetratricopeptide repeat protein, coding for MLKQIFYSHLMMVFTTLLFTPLAEAKSGISLPRTKQLIQGVYTQDLEAAGYFQQGVSRYSEGNLAAAFLAFQKAVEIDPSIAMAYHYMGNVLLKNGRDAEAIAEYSRAIQLDPSLAEAHYNLGIALYRQGRVDDAIVAYRRSVEINPRNPNAYYNIGVALSDRKQFNDAIAAYQQAINLNPRNTNALLNLATALEQQGNIDAAIETYQRVTELDPKLVTAQNSLGNLLARQDRPAEAIAAYNEAIRRQPKDPIAYYNLGMLLYQEGKLEEALSPLREAREIYEDQGNNSQVAELTELINRIKQRIEAQK